A DNA window from Pseudomonadota bacterium contains the following coding sequences:
- a CDS encoding glutamate-1-semialdehyde 2,1-aminomutase, with protein MITTISEKLFARAQKIIPGGVNSPVRAFRAVNLPPRFIVRGQGCNIFDADGNQYIDYVGSWGPLILGHAHPAIVGAIREQAGRGSSFGAPTTLEIELAEMIVDAIPSMEMVRMVNSGTEATMSAIRLARGATGRNKVVKFAGCYHGHVDALLVKAGSGATTLGIPDSSGVPEKFTGLTLSAIFNDLDSVDTLLAEYANEIAAVIVEPVAGNMGTIPPVPGFLEGLRQRCTKHGIILIFDEVMTGFRVAYGGAQNLYNITPDLTCLGKIIGGGMPVGAFGGRQELMELLAPLGGVYQAGTLSGNPLAMAAGRATLRILQEK; from the coding sequence ATGATCACAACAATTTCGGAAAAACTTTTTGCCCGAGCCCAAAAAATCATTCCCGGCGGCGTTAATAGCCCGGTACGGGCCTTTCGCGCCGTGAACCTCCCCCCCCGGTTTATTGTTCGAGGGCAGGGATGCAATATATTTGATGCCGATGGAAATCAATATATCGATTATGTCGGCTCATGGGGACCGTTGATCCTCGGGCATGCTCACCCGGCAATTGTAGGCGCAATCAGAGAACAGGCCGGCCGGGGTTCCAGCTTTGGCGCCCCGACAACTTTGGAAATTGAATTGGCAGAGATGATTGTGGATGCTATCCCCTCCATGGAAATGGTCCGGATGGTAAATTCAGGTACGGAAGCCACCATGAGCGCTATTCGTCTGGCCCGTGGGGCCACGGGCCGAAATAAAGTGGTGAAATTCGCCGGTTGTTACCATGGGCATGTTGATGCATTGCTGGTGAAAGCCGGCTCCGGAGCCACCACCCTGGGTATTCCCGACAGTTCCGGGGTTCCGGAAAAATTCACCGGATTAACCCTTTCTGCCATATTCAACGATTTGGATTCCGTGGATACATTATTGGCAGAATACGCCAACGAGATTGCGGCAGTAATTGTCGAACCCGTGGCCGGCAATATGGGCACCATCCCTCCGGTTCCCGGTTTTCTTGAAGGATTACGTCAAAGATGTACTAAACACGGAATTATTCTCATTTTCGATGAGGTAATGACTGGTTTCCGGGTGGCATACGGAGGCGCTCAGAATTTATACAATATCACCCCGGATCTAACCTGTCTGGGAAAAATTATCGGCGGCGGCATGCCGGTTGGTGCTTTTGGGGGCCGGCAGGAACTGATGGAGCTGCTCGCTCCTCTGGGTGGGGTTTATCAGGCAGGAACCCTGTCAGGAAATCCATTGGCCATGGCTGCCGGACGGGCAACGCTCAGAATTTTACAAGAAAAG